The nucleotide window ttttcagggtataagctttccagagtcaaatctcccttcttcgGATACATTTCTTTGTGATTCAACGCGTCTCCGCCTCTGGCAAATAAATGTCTAAGGCCAGTTGCGATAAACGACCTTCTGTAGAAAACTGAGCCCTGCCGCAAAGCGGCCCTCGCTCCGACTCTTTCCTCCACGCAGGGAATCTGCGCCCACGTGGCGCTGTGACAGTTTCCAGACTGATTGGCTGAGCTGGCCGCAGAAAGGGGCGAGGCCTCCAGAACAAAACTTAACGGCGCGGACCGCTTCTGCTCTAGCGATTCTTTTTGCCATCGGAGACCAACCCACGAAGGAAGACGCGAGTCTCGCCTCGGGCAGCGCAGGATGGACGGAGAAAGCGTGAGCAACGCAGGTCAGTGGCGCCTCCGGATTCAggagtgtttcttttgcagcgaacagcgcaatcctaacaAGAGTTACTCCACCTTTTGAGGGCGGGAGGGGACTTGGTTGGGGCTGGGCAGACTGCATCGCCATGCGCTGATGAACGGGGCTGCAATAGTTTCAGGTGAATAGCTATGTTGATCTGCAGTCGAAGAGCGAGAACCGgacccaatagcaccttaaaaactgatcgacaaagtgagctttgactcttggaagatcattctttggaaatctagttggtctttaaggtgctgttgggcGCGGATCTTGCTCTgggactagatccagaggagttagccgtgttagtctgtagtagcaaaatcaaaaagccagtttggatcaggcatctgacgaagagaacttgattctcgaaagcttatgctacaataaaattggttagtcttaaaggtgctactggactctttttgattttgctctggGACTGAGCTCGTGTGTATCTTAGATATCGAGACAGCTTGCCGGGTCATGCATAGCTGGTCCCCGAAGCCCGCCTGAAAGACTCATAAGCCTTCCTTCCAGCATAAACCCAGGAGCCGTACAGTTCCGGAGCTGCACGATCCCCGTCTGATTTGGCATCCCGCGGCTCCGGATTCTGTTCCTGGCGCCTAGGGAATAGGTAGGGAGCTCTGCCGGCTCAGCTGCTGCCCGTCGCACGTCTCTTCTGCCCTGCCCACTCCAGCCGCGCCCTGGAGAATCGGCTCCGTGGAAGGGAAAGGCAGTCTCCTGGTCCCGGGAGCAGTACCTCCGGGCGATCGCGCCCCCAACACCTCTACCAAACTAGTTGACCGGGGACTGGCGACCAGCCTGGATCTGCCCCTGGGCCACTGCCCGCTGCCCGTGCCCACCAGTCTCGTTGACAGTGGGGGGCACACGTAAACCCCACCCCTAGGCGATGAATAACTCAGCGGGTGTGTCTGCCCGGGATATCTGGTGGCGGTAGAAGAAGGTTCGACTGCTTCGTAAGTGAAGCTGCTCCCTCCAGGAAAACATGGGTATAAAGCAGCACGTGGGAACAAGCACACGAGAATCAGTCTTGCGGCGCTTCCAGATGTGTaggtctttttatttttttaagtttcagGTGGCTAGCCGAGTTGTTCTGTagtaaaagaagaagattcgggtccagcagacctgaatcttgctttatttttttaaagtatgtccACTTTGCTCACGACTGGTTGTTGAGGGAGAGGAGCGTTGCCTTTGGAAGGGGTAACCCTCGTTCGGCCTTTTGAAGAGAGCCGAATCTGTCCCAGATGTTCAGGCGGGTCCAGAAGGGCCAGGCTGCGTCCCGAAGAGCTGCGGGAGGCGCCTGTGTCCAGACACCCGCGCGCACACGTGTAGTGTTCCCCCCTCCCGGAAGCGAGCGCCGAAAGCCCCTATTTTCTCGGAGCACGTCCCCTTCCCTGCTGCGCAGAAGACAAAacaagaagaggaaggagaaacGGGCCAGGGCGCTTCCTCGAAGGCGCGCAGCAGAGCCAGATCTTCTGTCTCCTGCCCTCTCCCCCTCGGGCGCCTCCGCGTTTAGCACGCCCTCGGGCGCCGGAGTTGGTTCACCCGAACCTTACTGACCTTTTTGTATTCAAAGTGAAAGCCCTTGGgggagtggcggggggggggggaagcgccaGTCCATTAATGGAACTGGCTGCTGGTCTGGCCTGTTACGTAGTTGGCTCTGCAGAAACCGAATTGTGAGCTGTGCAATGAATCCCAATTAAGAtgaatcgaagagtccagtagcacctttaagactaaccaactttactgtagcataagctttcgagaatcacagttctcttcgtcagttgcaagctttcgagaatcacagttctcttcgtcagttgcaagctttcgagaatcacagttctcttcgtcagttgcaagctttcgagaatcacagttctcttcgtcagttgcaagctttcgagaatcacagttctcttcgtcagttgcaagctttcgagaatcacagttctcttcctcagattttgctactacagactaacatgactaactcctctggatctatgaccaattaAGCTGAGAAGGCTAAAATCTCTTCTCCTATTCTGCCGACCGCTTGCTCTAGGTCGGGGTCCCCAAGCCAACTTGATTCCTGTGGCTGCCAGTGTGCTTTCTGGTGCCTACCTGCGGCTTTCCAAAAGCACCCGGAGTGTGGTTTTTGTCCATTTCACAAGAAGGAGAGGCTTCTGGGAAAGCCTAGAAGGCATCATCTTTGTGCTTGCAGGGAGCTTTTGGTTAACCATAGGAGGATGCTGGGCTTGGACCTGTGATTGGGCCCAGCCCCCGTGGCAGCCACTTTGTTGTGGCATGCACGACCACTCCTCAAAAATTCCGAAGTGGCCACAGGTTCAGCAGGTGACTTGCTTTTCTGGCCCTGGGTCTCCTGACTCTGGAGTCTTGAGCGAGTTAATCACCTGGCTTGCATTCGGCTGGTCTGGCTTCCTGGAGTTGTCCAAGACTCAGGAGTCCTGAGCTGAAACTCTGGCAGATACTTCTAAGAAGGAGACACAAATACTTCATCCTGGATTTTTGAAACCTCCAATCTACCTGCATGGCCCAGGCtcgcctgatctcatcagatctcagatgctaagcaggactggctctgattagtacttggatgggagaccaccaaggaggtcCAGGGTCTCTACAGAGattcaggcaatggcaaaccacttccaaacatctcttgccttgaaaaccttatgaggGTGCcctgtcagctgtgacttgacggcactttccgtCACCAACAGAAAACTCCCAAAGGAGTTTTGTGACTCCTCCTAGAAACTAGCAAGGGGGAGAAGTTTTCCTCGGGTGGGGCCCACTTCGGTGGCTGCATTCATGAAATGAATCATGTTCAGAGGATTCTGTTAAgcgccacaagactcctttttatATTTGGGAATGTGCCTTAAGCATTCCGTTGCTGCCACGGGTCACTTGTGAAGCATTCTTAGCCCCAGAGTAAGGAAAGGGGCAAGCGGAGGGCTTCCTCACCACCACCAGTGCCACTGCTCCATATAATTTCAAAGCTTCCTAGCAAAGATGTACAGAATTGAGGCTTGTTGCCCAGTTGTGCAGGCATGTGTGCTGCCAAGGAccaatttttataattttttatttattaaaatatttctattctaCCTTTCCTTGTGGCTTGAGGTGGTTTACAAACCACAAATTAAAAAGATATAGATTAAAATACAACCAGGAATAaccaccatccccccccccgcacccttGTGCTCAGCCTTTCTGTTTGCCCTTCTGCAGCCCTGTCTACCAACTATCTCGATGATTTTCTGCTGGAGTTTGACCAGGTGGTTCAGGACTTTGACAAGGGGGAGGCTTCTCAGTATGAGCAACATCTGGAGGAGCTGAAGAGGAGGACTCTGCCCAGCCTATATGACAGCGGCATTGATGACTCAGAAAGTGAGTGTGACTCCAGCGGGCTCTGTGGGTGGGGAAAGACATGCTGTTTTTTCCCTTCTGCTTGCCACCCTCTGCCTTAACGGGGGTGTCCTTGGATAGTCTGAAGGTCTCTAAACAAACCTGCAATTACAGTTAGGGCTGCTTCCACTGGCTCATGTTAGCTCTTGATATCACCAAGGCAGAAAAGCAGAACTGGCCTAAGGCGTGTCACTGCCCGCCATGAATTCAGTGGTTGCCACCTTGTTATCTTCTGAGAGCACATGAGTAGGCTGGGATATTATTGACAGTGTCTGTCATTTCTTTCTGCCCTTTCATAACTGAGCTCttccaccccagccatctgctcATGGTCAGCTTCTTCTCTGTCTTGTGTCTAATCCCAACAAAAGGCTTGATGAGAAATTTCCTGCTTTCAGTGCAGCCCTTTGCATGCTGTTAGTGTTAACTGAACAGTAACCACAAGCCATAGTGGTTGAATTTGCCTGCAAGGTGGCAGtgattgtgggggtggggggaaccacaGTTCACTGACAGCCCCTTACCATTGGGATTGCAGTGGTACACCCATGGCACAAAAAAGACACTACTGAGACATCATCATTGTCTTCTTCCTACAGGCAGCAGCACATCGCCTGGCAGCAGCTTGAACACCAGTGAGGAAGACCTCAACACTCCAGTGACGACATCCTGCTCCACCGGTAAGTCAAGAGGATAGGTTGTACTGGGAGGGGCAGGGATAGAAACCCGACTAAAAATGCAATTTCAAAACATCTCAGGAGCAGCTTTCTAATAGAGTTGATGGAAGGGTTAACCTCTTTTGGTGGTCTTGCTATATTTTTGTGTTTGGGGCAATCCTCCATTATGATAGTGCTTTCATTATGGCCAATTATGCAGCTGGTCTGACACCGTACTGCCCTGTTGTTTCTGCATTGTTGGCCCCGAACCCATTTTCGTGTGCTTTAGTCAGACCAAAGTCAAATGCATTTTTAACATCCCTATATTGCCTTAATATGTAGGGGGTTCTCCCCCCATCCTAAACCCTGAATTGCAGATCTGAAAAATTTACAAGTTCATTGACTTCAGTTTAAATTGGTAGAGGGGAGGGAATGTCAGCAGCTCACCACTCTGTACTCCTTTGTATCCTAGCCAAGCTCGGAGACACCCAAGAGCTGGAGGACTTCATTGCAGATCTGGACAGAGTGCTGGAAGGTACATATGGAGAAGTGACCATTGCGAGGCCTGCTGTTACGCTGAGCTGTCAATCCCCTGTCTTGCTGAGCCAAGCTTAGCTCCcctacttgctgctgctgcttgttcAAAGTTATTCAGAGCAAAACCTAGTGCTGGTGTGGTGCAGAGCCATTTATCTGTTTAATGCTatcttaaaagatttttttaaaaatcatctagAAGGGTTTAAGGAGCTTTGCATAAAACCAACAAACCTGGCTTAAAAAAACCCCAGACTTTTGCATTTCAGTAATGAAACACAGTCTATACTGAAGtctctctttcttcttttgtGGTCTGCCATCTGCCCTTCTTTTGCCTTCTGCTATGAATTTGACATTTGAGTGGGAAGTTGTGAATCCTGGCATCTTATAAACTTGCTGTGAGACATAGAGATGCCATATGTAAGCTCCTACCATGAGATGAAGGTTAAGAGTTTGTTATAACTTGGAAGGCTGCCCTAGGCCCAAAGTCCAGCAAGGCAGGCATGTAAAATAAAGAAGAGAGAGGCATCATACTTGTTCCGTCATGTGTGTatagctgttgttgttgttgttgttctgtagAGATGTGAATGGCTTCATCCCGTTTTGCTGGCTGACGTATTTCCTGTTGCACCTTCGCCCTGTGTGGGCAGGACATAAGGAATTCTCCTGGCCTGCTGTTGTACCAGACTTCCAGCCCTGAAGAACCACTGAAGTTCACCGTATCAGTCTTCTGGTGCCTCTTACAGCAGCTGGTCCTAATTGCAATGGACTTCTCCTCTACAGAAAAGGAACTGGAAGTTAATTTTGTGACCAGGCTGGCTTGGCATTTTGACTCTTGATCATAAGTGAAAACCCCATCTGCAAGCACAGCAGTGAAAGCAAGAAGACAGTAGAACTGCTTGCCACTTGCTCAAATTCTTTTGGTTTTGCGATTTTTAAATCTGCATAATTTTAAAACATGAACTGGCACATGACAATGACTAATAGTCCTTGGGGGAAAGTTGCAAATCCAAAGAAGGCTATGCAGGAAGAGAAAGTGACagctttcttcagaagaggcttgatgacatcacaaaaCCAGCCTGTTCCTCTTAAATCATCTCATCAAGCATAGAAATTgatatccccacccccaccccccacttcatTTGCTCAACTTTCCTCCCCAACCCTAGCAGTTTCTTCCAAAACCAATTCAAGTTGGCTGGGTCCCAGAGCACACACAAAACTCTTCTGTGCTGCAGCTTCTTCATTCTCAATAGACGGAGTAGGTTCGGTGCACCTGGAGGAATCGTGTGTGTCTGTATTGGGTCCCATGTTTGTTTattgtggggggggcgggggggggcggtgagTGATTTGTCTGTAGCTATATTACAGTGTAAATATTGTAAACTAATAAAATCCTCTCTCTTCAGTCTTATGTTTGCATTGGAAGTGACTTAAATAAGCACAGACCTCTTACAGACTTGATGGGCCCGGCTTCTAGCAGGATGGCTGCTAAGGGCCAATACGTTAGCATTTGAcagtgggccaaactacatgttgtGTTTAACATGTGGGCCCAACATGGGCTCGTAGAGGAGGCCAGCTGCCTTGTCCTTGT belongs to Eublepharis macularius isolate TG4126 chromosome 13, MPM_Emac_v1.0, whole genome shotgun sequence and includes:
- the LOC129341399 gene encoding regulator of cell cycle RGCC-like; translated protein: MDGESVSNAALSTNYLDDFLLEFDQVVQDFDKGEASQYEQHLEELKRRTLPSLYDSGIDDSESSSTSPGSSLNTSEEDLNTPVTTSCSTAKLGDTQELEDFIADLDRVLEEM